Proteins from a genomic interval of Synechococcus sp. A15-28:
- the dnaN gene encoding DNA polymerase III subunit beta: MKVVCSQSELNAALQLVSRAVATRPTHPVLANVLLTADAGTDRLSLTGFDLNLGIQTSLAASVETSGAITLPARLLGEIVSRLASDSPLTLTTEESGEQVQLTSLSGSYQMRGMPADDYPDLPMVESGMTLKLQASGLVQALKGTLFASSGDEAKQLLTGVHLSFTDRNLEAAATDGHRLAVLQVDDALQAAADGTEGDDAVFAVTLPARSLREVERLMAGWRSEDPISLFCDRGQVVFLAADQMVTSRTLEGTYPNYRQLIPDGFSRTLTMDRRALVGALERIAVLADQHNNVVKFSSQPESGVVLISADAQDVGSGSESLAAELSGDAIQIAFNVRYMLDGLKAMAADRVVLHCNAPTTPAVLRPVEESDGFTYLVMPVQIRS, translated from the coding sequence ATGAAGGTGGTGTGCTCCCAGTCCGAACTCAACGCCGCGCTGCAGCTCGTGAGCCGTGCTGTGGCGACACGCCCCACCCACCCGGTTCTGGCCAATGTGCTGCTCACCGCCGATGCCGGCACCGATCGCCTCAGCCTGACGGGATTTGATCTCAATCTCGGCATCCAGACCTCGCTTGCGGCAAGCGTTGAGACCAGTGGAGCCATCACGCTTCCGGCACGGTTGCTGGGCGAGATCGTGTCGCGACTGGCCAGTGATTCCCCACTCACGCTCACCACGGAGGAGTCTGGCGAGCAGGTTCAACTCACCAGTCTCAGCGGCAGCTACCAGATGCGGGGCATGCCTGCCGATGACTACCCGGATCTGCCGATGGTGGAAAGCGGCATGACCCTCAAGCTGCAGGCTTCAGGGTTGGTGCAGGCGCTTAAGGGAACCCTGTTCGCCAGCAGCGGCGACGAAGCCAAACAGCTGTTGACCGGTGTGCATCTCAGTTTCACGGACCGAAATCTTGAAGCTGCCGCCACCGATGGTCATCGTTTGGCTGTGCTGCAGGTGGATGATGCCCTCCAGGCTGCGGCTGATGGCACGGAGGGGGATGACGCTGTCTTTGCCGTGACCCTGCCCGCACGATCCCTGCGCGAGGTGGAGCGGCTGATGGCCGGTTGGCGCTCAGAGGACCCGATCAGCCTGTTCTGTGACCGGGGTCAGGTGGTGTTTCTGGCGGCGGATCAGATGGTCACCAGCCGCACGTTGGAGGGGACGTATCCCAACTACCGCCAGCTGATTCCCGATGGATTCAGTCGCACCTTGACCATGGACCGCCGCGCCCTGGTGGGAGCTCTTGAACGCATTGCGGTTCTTGCTGATCAGCACAACAACGTCGTCAAATTCAGCAGTCAGCCTGAATCCGGAGTTGTGCTCATCAGTGCCGATGCGCAGGATGTGGGCAGTGGCTCCGAGTCTCTGGCCGCTGAGCTCAGCGGAGATGCCATTCAGATCGCCTTCAATGTGCGCTACATGCTCGATGGTTTGAAAGCCATGGCTGCAGATCGGGTGGTGCTGCACTGCAATGCACCCACTACACCAGCGGTGTTGCGTCCCGTGGAGGAAAGTGACGGTTTCACTTACCTCGTGATGCCGGTTCAGATCCGCTCCTGA